From Ignisphaera aggregans DSM 17230, the proteins below share one genomic window:
- a CDS encoding conserved hypothetical protein (COGs: COG4879 conserved hypothetical protein~KEGG: smr:Smar_1345 hypothetical protein~SPTR: A3DP76 Putative uncharacterized protein~PFAM: Uncharacterized protein conserved in archaea (DUF2192)): MVKILDIKRKRISVLVNVWSAIVRESGIDRDRVVEILRKEYESMGIEPIRGASKPPDIYDKEMISLYIIGKWGLGIDRELDKEFMERIFSKEIAIEKVIEAIRNSNSFDELCRAVGDICSSIDDGFIARVLRFAFTLYYFGFIDNLELISILRKSYSIFVNNRETIQRFVKFYIAYEIGQKIASRNIRSSLDLNMNKNLLALEIGIPKTLPSTSYIAEVAKHFFNLPHDFLNSLKMSSHSEESNRVVDND; the protein is encoded by the coding sequence ATGGTGAAGATCTTGGATATTAAGAGAAAGAGAATATCAGTACTAGTAAATGTATGGAGTGCTATAGTTAGGGAGAGTGGGATTGATAGAGATAGAGTTGTAGAGATACTTAGAAAGGAATATGAATCTATGGGGATAGAGCCTATTAGGGGGGCTAGTAAGCCTCCAGATATCTATGATAAGGAGATGATATCTCTATATATAATTGGTAAGTGGGGTCTTGGTATAGATAGGGAACTAGATAAGGAGTTTATGGAGAGAATATTCTCTAAAGAGATAGCTATTGAGAAGGTTATAGAGGCTATTAGAAATTCGAATTCATTTGATGAACTGTGTAGAGCTGTGGGTGATATATGTAGCTCTATAGATGATGGATTTATAGCAAGAGTTCTAAGATTTGCATTCACCTTATACTACTTTGGCTTTATTGATAATCTAGAGCTTATATCTATACTAAGAAAATCCTATAGCATATTTGTAAATAATAGAGAGACTATACAGAGATTTGTAAAGTTCTATATAGCTTATGAAATAGGTCAGAAGATAGCATCTAGGAACATAAGGAGTAGTCTTGATCTAAATATGAATAAGAATCTTCTTGCTCTAGAGATAGGAATTCCAAAAACACTTCCATCAACTAGCTATATAGCTGAAGTAGCTAAACACTTCTTCAATCTTCCTCACGATTTTCTAAATAGCTTAAAAATGTCTAGCCATAGTGAAGAATCTAATAGGGTTGTTGATAATGATTAG